From Pseudomonas fluorescens, one genomic window encodes:
- a CDS encoding antibiotic biosynthesis monooxygenase yields MQSLEKNRSFTQLIEFDVEPDQQHALVLALSAQTEHLAQHSQGFLSASVQASDDGRRVLNYLQWQSREAGEAAFQGIESGERDFWQLIRAHQAKGVTFGSFQVLRSIERSEDNALHCSLVS; encoded by the coding sequence ATGCAATCGCTGGAAAAAAATCGCAGTTTCACTCAATTGATCGAATTTGATGTCGAACCTGATCAACAGCACGCTTTAGTGCTGGCGTTGTCGGCGCAGACCGAGCATCTGGCGCAGCATAGTCAAGGGTTTCTCAGTGCCAGTGTGCAGGCCAGCGACGATGGCCGGCGGGTGCTCAACTATCTGCAATGGCAATCGCGTGAAGCTGGAGAAGCGGCTTTTCAGGGGATAGAGAGTGGCGAGCGGGATTTCTGGCAATTGATCCGGGCTCACCAGGCCAAAGGCGTCACCTTCGGCAGCTTCCAGGTCCTGCGCAGTATTGAACGCAGTGAGGACAATGCCCTGCACTGCAGTCTGGTGAGTTGA
- the soxR gene encoding redox-sensitive transcriptional activator SoxR produces MIEKENLHKELSVGQLAERSGVAVTALHFYESKGLIHSNRNQGNQRRYPREVLRRVALIKVAQRLGIPLAEIGEALKSLPNHRAPNAADWKLLSEKWGNDLDERIRQLTLLRSKLNGCIGCGCLSMEACPLRNYADVLGEQGSGAQLLKPET; encoded by the coding sequence ATGATTGAAAAAGAAAACCTGCACAAGGAACTCAGTGTCGGGCAATTGGCCGAGCGCAGTGGCGTGGCGGTTACCGCCCTGCACTTCTATGAGTCCAAGGGGCTGATCCACAGCAATCGCAACCAGGGCAATCAGCGACGCTATCCGCGCGAAGTGCTGCGCCGGGTGGCGTTGATCAAGGTGGCGCAGCGCCTGGGCATTCCCCTTGCAGAAATCGGCGAGGCGCTCAAGTCCCTTCCCAACCATCGCGCGCCGAATGCCGCGGACTGGAAGCTGCTGTCGGAAAAGTGGGGCAATGATCTGGATGAGCGCATCCGGCAATTGACCTTGCTGCGCAGCAAGCTCAATGGCTGCATCGGCTGTGGCTGCCTGTCGATGGAAGCCTGTCCACTGCGTAACTACGCCGATGTACTCGGCGAACAGGGCTCCGGGGCGCAACTGCTCAAGCCCGAGACTTGA
- a CDS encoding VOC family protein, giving the protein MSVKPIPDGFQCITPYLGIAKAAEAIEFYKKAFGATEVMRLSMPDGTVGHAELRIGGFPIMLGTPCDQGPLRNPDASPSVGLHLYVADVDKSYLQAINAGGTVVSEVKDQFYGDRSGTLKDPYGHLWFLATHKEELTQAQIEERAKDMFKPQ; this is encoded by the coding sequence ATGAGCGTCAAACCCATTCCCGACGGTTTCCAGTGCATCACCCCCTACCTCGGCATCGCCAAGGCCGCCGAAGCCATCGAGTTCTACAAGAAAGCCTTCGGCGCGACCGAAGTCATGCGCCTGTCAATGCCGGACGGAACCGTCGGCCATGCTGAGCTGCGGATCGGCGGCTTCCCCATCATGCTGGGCACGCCATGCGATCAAGGCCCACTGCGCAATCCGGATGCGTCGCCATCCGTCGGGCTACATCTTTATGTCGCAGATGTCGATAAAAGCTACCTCCAGGCAATCAACGCCGGTGGCACTGTCGTTTCAGAGGTCAAGGACCAATTCTACGGCGACCGCTCGGGCACCTTGAAAGACCCCTATGGGCACCTGTGGTTTCTCGCCACCCACAAGGAAGAGCTGACTCAGGCGCAGATCGAAGAGCGGGCCAAGGACATGTTCAAGCCTCAATAA
- a CDS encoding PepSY-associated TM helix domain-containing protein, protein MSKKSRSKLWFLVHSWLALPIWFFVLIVCVTGTLAVVSQEIVWLANPDVRASKPSDDAELLSYQQVLTAINKAEPQTIVESISRSDESHFALTASVSYPDGRSVSVYVNPYTGVIQGISPDFNFEAFTRALHGWWLVPFTNGFSWGWYLVSFLGIPLLVSLITGLVVYKKFWKGFFKPTLRFNHGARIFWGDFHRLSGIWSIWFIAVISVTGIWFLIEALLFDNHISISSEPVIPVVARESVPVSADGSPPKIIDLDNAILIAQEKIPGLEASFVSLPSNAYSHLNVGGRGWYPLMFQTATINPYNGEIDASRLLSDRTGLEFVTESMRPLHTGDFGGLWIKMIWFFFGLVLSMMVLSGLLIWTKRTALATANALKRSNKPPRAAKVEQPVAAMNSNSPEGNL, encoded by the coding sequence ATGTCGAAGAAATCCCGCTCCAAACTGTGGTTTCTGGTGCACAGCTGGCTGGCATTGCCCATCTGGTTCTTTGTGCTGATCGTCTGCGTCACCGGCACCCTGGCCGTTGTCAGCCAGGAAATTGTCTGGCTGGCCAACCCCGATGTTCGCGCCAGCAAGCCGTCCGATGATGCCGAACTGCTCAGTTACCAGCAGGTGCTCACCGCCATCAACAAGGCCGAGCCGCAAACCATCGTCGAATCCATCAGCCGCTCGGATGAATCCCACTTCGCCTTGACCGCCAGTGTGAGCTATCCGGATGGGCGTTCGGTGTCGGTCTACGTCAACCCCTACACGGGGGTTATCCAGGGCATCAGCCCGGACTTCAACTTCGAAGCCTTCACTCGGGCCTTGCATGGCTGGTGGCTGGTGCCCTTCACCAATGGATTCAGCTGGGGCTGGTACCTGGTGTCGTTCCTCGGCATTCCCCTGCTGGTGTCGTTAATTACTGGCCTGGTGGTGTACAAAAAGTTCTGGAAAGGCTTTTTCAAGCCGACCCTGCGTTTCAACCATGGCGCGCGGATTTTCTGGGGCGATTTCCATCGCCTGAGCGGGATCTGGTCGATCTGGTTCATCGCGGTCATCTCGGTCACCGGCATCTGGTTCCTGATCGAAGCGCTGCTGTTCGACAACCACATCTCGATTTCCAGCGAGCCAGTGATTCCAGTGGTCGCCCGCGAAAGCGTGCCGGTCTCGGCGGACGGTTCACCGCCGAAAATCATCGACCTGGACAACGCCATCCTCATCGCCCAGGAGAAAATCCCCGGGCTCGAGGCAAGCTTCGTCAGCCTGCCGAGCAATGCCTATAGCCACTTGAACGTAGGTGGCCGTGGCTGGTATCCGCTGATGTTCCAGACCGCCACCATCAACCCCTACAACGGCGAGATCGATGCCTCGCGCCTGCTGTCGGACCGCACCGGGCTGGAGTTCGTTACCGAATCCATGCGTCCGCTGCACACCGGCGACTTTGGTGGCCTGTGGATCAAGATGATCTGGTTCTTCTTCGGCCTGGTGCTGAGCATGATGGTCCTTAGCGGCTTGCTGATCTGGACCAAGCGCACCGCCCTGGCCACCGCCAATGCCCTGAAACGTAGCAACAAGCCACCCCGTGCGGCCAAGGTTGAACAACCGGTTGCAGCCATGAACAGCAACTCGCCAGAGGGCAACCTGTGA